In Salvelinus alpinus chromosome 30, SLU_Salpinus.1, whole genome shotgun sequence, a single genomic region encodes these proteins:
- the LOC139560227 gene encoding uncharacterized protein: MRRQHGSGTGVPICPAAPELPVCPAAPELPVCPAAPELPVCPAAPELPVCPAAPELPVCPAAPELPVCPAAPELSVCPTAPELPVCHEPAKLPVCHEPAKPPVCHEPAKPPVCQEPTEPSARQEPLEPSARPDQPEPSARPDQPDPSARPDQPEPSARPDQPEPSARPDQPEPSARPDQPEPSARPDQPEPSASQDQPELSASQDQPEPSSQDQPEPSSQDQPEPSSQDQPEPSSQDQPEPASQDPPEPASQDPPASPVLSLSPELPSLSPGLPLNPAGPMSRVPSPRSVARVATLRRPQKRGFIMVGWDPRPAPEPPPRTDAHPDPPLDFFLWCVRSSHLKGGVLSRS, translated from the exons atgaggaggcagcacggcagcgggacag gtgtgcccatctgcccagcggcgcctgaactgcccgtctgcccagcggcgcctgaactgcccgtctgcccagcggcgcctgaactgcccgtctgcccagcggcgcctgaactgcccgtctgcccagcggcgcctgaactgcccgtctgcccagcggcgcctgaactgcccgtctgcccagcggcgcctgaactgtccgtctgcccaacggcgcctgaactgcccgtctgtcatgagcctgcaaagctgcccgtctgtcatgagcctgcaaagccgcccgtctgccatgagcctgcaaagccgcccgtctgccaagagcctacagagccgtccgccagacaggagccgctagagccttccgccagaccggatcagccagagccttccgccagaccggatcagccagacccttccgccagaccggatcagccagagccttccgccagaccggatcagccagagccttccgccagaccggatcagccagagccttccgccagaccggatcagccagagccttccgccagaccggatcagccagagccttccgccagccaggaccagccagagctttccgccagccaggaccagccagagccgtccagccaggaccagccagagccgtccagccaggaccagccagagccgtccagccaggaccagccagagccgtccagccaggaccagccagagccagctagccaggatccgccagagccagccagccaggatccgccagccagtccggtgttgtccctcagtccggagctgccgtccctcagtccggggctgcccctaaatccagcgggacccatgtctagggttcccagtccaaggtcggtggcgagggtcgccaccttgaggaggccacagaagcggggatttattatggtgggatgggatccacgtcctgcgccagagccgccgccgcggacagatgcccacccagaccctcccctagacttttttttatggtgcgtccggagttcgcaccttaaggggggggttctgtcacgttcctga